In one window of Thalassophryne amazonica chromosome 9, fThaAma1.1, whole genome shotgun sequence DNA:
- the LOC117517493 gene encoding olfactory receptor 4Q2-like — protein sequence MMENYTYNSLTLQMERLNISEDYVHAVFVVVFLTYMFIMVANAGITLLIFINKNLHQPMFLLYCNLSLNDILGNCVMIPRLLSNMLMSECIINYNECVIQAFLTHLYATAAHTVLMIMAFDRYVAICNPLHYTTIMTTNMVWKLSRSAWGVGFVLVGILIGLSVRLNRCRTLITNLYCDNASLFKLSCDSIFINNVYGLTFTVVLLTSSISSIVLTYTKITVICLTSKNKSLNKKALKTCSTHLTVYLIMFICGMMIIVLHRFPQFSYYRKVCAILFHIVPGILNPIIYGTQSAEILKALSKLLRISQKNRLCDDVK from the coding sequence ATGATGGAAAACTACACCTACAATAGTTTGACGCTACAGATGGAGAGACTAAATATCTCTGAGGATTACGTTCATGCCGTCTTTGTCGTTGTCTTTTTGACCTACATGTTTATTATGGTGGCAAACGCAGGCATCACACTTCTGATTTTTATCAATAAGAACCTTCACCAGCCCATGTTTCTGCTTTACTGTAACCTGTCACTTAACGACATCCTGGGAAATTGTGTCATGATACCACGTTTACTTTCCAATATGTTGATGTCTGAATGTATCATTAATTATAACGAGTGTGTCATCCAGGCATTCCTAACACACTTGTATGCAACTGCTGCTCACACTGTGCTCATGATTATGGCTTTTGACAGATACGTGGCCATCTGTAATCCTCTTCACTACACCACCATCATGACCACTAACATGGTGTGGAAGCTGTCGCGCTCTGCCTGGGGAGTGGGTTTTGTTCTGGTCGGGATTCTGATCGGTCTGTCCGTCCGACTCAACAGATGCAGGACTCTGATCACAAATCTTTACTGTGACAACGCCTCACTGTTCAAACTATCCTGTGACAGCATCTTCATCAATAATGTCTATGGTCTCACCTTCACTGTGGTCTTACTTACATCTTCTATCAGCAGCATTGTTCTCACGTACACTAAGATTACAGTCATCTGTctgaccagtaagaacaaatctcTGAACAAGAAGGCCTTAAAGACCTGCAGCACTCATCTCACCGTCTATCTGATCATGTTTATTTGTGGAATGATGATCATTGTCCTGCATCGCTTCCCACAGTTCTCTTATTACAGGAAAGTCTGTGCCATTTTGTTTCATATTGTCCCGGGAATTCTCAACCCCATCATTTATGGAACACAATCTGCAGAAATCCTTAAAGCCTTGTCAAAATTATTGCGAATTTCACAAAAAAATAGACTTTGTGATGATGTCAAGTAA